The genomic interval TGATAGGATGCCAGCCGGCACGCTGACTCGACGGTTGAAACGGGCAACCCTCTCGATATCAGGATGTCCAGTTCCCCCGGCCAACGGCCGCTGCCCCCATCCGGCACATAGGAATCGGCTTCAGTTTCCATCCCATGACCGAACAAGCGCCCATCATCCCGAATTCCTACAAAACGGACGCAGCGTCATGATAATGACGGAACGCGCATTTCTCGCAATGGTTTTATTATTAATTGTTGCGATCTCTGGTTTAGGCTTCGAGAGCCGCGCGCAACCATCGTCGTCGCCTGAGACGGCCGCGCCTGTGGTGCCCAACTTCTGGGACCCGCGCAGCATGGCGGATCGGCCACCGTTCCCGCCGGACAAGATCGAGTTCCTGGCCACGGACGACTTCCCGCCCTTCTCGTTTCGCGATGCGGATGAGCGGCTGACGGGCTTCAACGTCGATCTTGCGCGGGCACTGTGCGAGGAACTCGGCAGCTCCTGCAGCCTGCGTATCAAGGCCTTCGACGCCTTGATCCCGGCGCTCGAGGAAAAGGAAGGTGACGCGGTCATTGCGGGCCTCGCAAAGACTGCGGATCTCGTGGGCAAATTCGCCTTCTCGGATGCCTACCTGCGCCTACCTGCGCGGTTCGCGGTGCGGAAAGGCAGGGAAGCCGCTTTCGAGACCGACTCTTTTTCCACGATGACAGTGTCCGTGGTTGAAGGCAGCCGACATGCGGCTTTTCTTGCCGACTTTCTGCCTCAACTGCGGTTACGTGCCTACGCCAGCCTTGTCGAAGCGCGCAAAGCGCTTGCCGACGGAACGGTCGACGCGCATTTCGGGGATGCGCTATCGCTGTCCTTCTGGATTTCGGGCGAAGCATCCGACGATTGCTGCACCTTCGCCGGCGGCCCCTGGCTGGAGCCGGGCTATTTCGACCAGGGTCTGATGATTGCAGTCCGCAAGCAGGATGCCGCGCTGCTGGATGCCCTGAACTATGCGCTCAGGCGCCTTCAGGAGCGCGGCATCTATGGCGAACTCTACCTGCGCTACTTTCCGCTGAGTTTTTATTGAGACCTCTGTGCCGGCGGACGACCCCGGTCGCACGGCTTGGCGATGCTCCTTCGGACGTGAGGGCCTGTCGACGTTCGCTTTGACCGGTTATCCGGCGCCGCCATGACGAGGACTTGCGCATTTGCAGGCGACCCCGAATTGCTATAGGCGAAACGGCTGAGTTCCGAAGGACCCTCCGCTCCCTCCCGCGAGACGAAACGCCACCGCATGACCGACTTCCTCTGGACCCGACCTTCCTCGATGCCATCGGCGACGCTGCTCCTCGCCCATGGCGCAGGTGCGCCGATGGATTCGGCATTCATGACCCGTCTTGCCGAGGCGCTTACCTCGGAAGGCGTCGCCGTGGCGCGGTTCGAGTTCCCCTATATGGCGGCACGCCGGTCCGACGGCAGGAAACTACCCCCGCCGCGAGCAGAAAAGCTAATCGGGGCTTTCCAGACCGCCGTCCAGACCGTCCTGCACGAGGTCGACGGCCCCTTGCTGATCGGCGGCAAGTCGATGGGCGGCCGGGTCGCTGCAATGCTGGCCGGCGGCGCTTCCCTGCCGGGCCGGGTGCTCGGCGTCGTCTGTGTCGGCTACCCGTTCCATCCGACCGCCAAGCCCGAGCACTGGCGCCTCGAACCGCTGCAGCAGGCGTCCAGACCCGTGCTGATTGCCCAGGGCGAGCGGGATCCCTTCGGATCGCGGGCCGAACTGGAGGCCGTGTCCCTGCCGGCCAACGTCGAGATCGTCTTCCTGGAGGACGGCAATCACGACCTCGGACCGCGCGGACAATCGCCGGCAACCTGGGACGGCAACATCGGCGCCGCCGCCCGCTCGATTGCCGATTTCGCGCGGCGTCTCGGATCACGGACGAGCGCCTGAGCGCAGGTTCAGGCGCTACTCGGCGGGCACGAGGTCCCTGCCCGCGCCGCCGCGTGCGCGCCGGTCGAACAGCACGAGCCTGCCGATGTCGTCTCCGATCGCCAGCAGGGCCGGCACAAGAACGAGAACGAGCACGGTCGCAGAGGCGAGCCCGAAGACGATGGTGATCGTCATCGGCAGCAGGAAGCGCGCCTGGAGGTTGGTTTCGAACAGCAGTGGCAGCAGCCCTGCGATGGTCGTGAACGAGGTCAGGAACACAGCGCGCAGACGGTCGCAACTCGACAGGACGGCCGCCGTCTTCAGCCCTTCTCCCAGCGCCCGGCGCTCCTCGAAGCGGGCGACGAGGATGATCGAGTTGTTGACCAGGATGCCGGACAGGCCCAGCAGCCCGATCAGGCTCATCATGGTCAGGTGATAGCCCATGACATAATGGCCGACGACCGCGCCGACGATGCCGAAGGGAATGATCGACATGACGACGAACGGTCTCAGGTAGCTGCCGAAGATCGCGGCCAGGATGATGTAGATGGCCGCGACGGCCAGCAGCGTGCCGATGGCCAGGTCGGCAAAGGCGTTGGCCTGTTCCTCCGCCTTGCCGCCGAAACTGTAGGTCAGGCCGTAGCGCTCGGCGATCTGCGGCAGGATCTCGCGGTTCAGATCCGCGATGATCGCGGTGTTCGAGGTCACCGTGCTGTCGACGTCGGAGACGACCGTCACGATGGTGCGCCCGTCGCGCCGCTGGATGACGGAGAAGCCCTGCACGTCCTTCAGAGAGACCACTTCGGTGAGCGGCACGAACTCCCCGCCCGGCGCCCGTAGCGCAAGGTCGCGCAACGCGCTCGCGCCTTCCGGGCCAAGATCCTGGCGCACCCGGATGGCGACTTCCTCGTCGCCCTCCGCGAAGCGGCGCGCGATGGCGCCCTCGACCGCGTTGCGGATCTGGCGCGCGGCGGATTCGACCGTGAAGCCCAGCGCACGTCCGCGCGGCGTCAGTTCGACAAACAGTTCCGGCTTCCCGAACGGCAGGTCGTCGGTAACGCCGCTGGTTCCCGGAAATCCTGACAAGGCCTCCTGGATCTCGAGAGCGGCCGCCTTCAGCCGGGCGAGCGGCGCGCCGGACAGGCGGATGTCCAGGTCGCGTCCCGGAGGACCGCCGCGCGTTTCCGCGATCGCGATGCGCGAGACGCCGGGCAGCTTCGGCAGGGCCCGACGCCAGGCCTGGACGATTTCCGGCGTCCGGATGCTGCGGTCCTCCGACAGCGACAGCTGGACGGAAATGGAGGCGACGTTGTCGCCGCGGTTGTTATCCGCCTTCCCGAGCACCGCATAGGAGGCGACGACGAGAGTCTCGCCGTTTTCCCGGGTCAGCTCCCGTTCGGCCTGCCAAAGCGCTTCCTCGATCGCAGCCAGGCCGGCGATGGCGGCCTGCTCCGGTATGCCGGCATGGAAGAAGATCGACGCCTTGATGTTCTCGGCTTCCGGCGAGGGGAAGAACGTGAACCCGATCCTGCCGCCGCGCAGAAGCCCGGCGGTCAGAACGACGCTGGCAAGGGCAAGGGCAAGCACCAGATAACGCCAGTTGACGGCGATTGCGACCAAGCCCCTGAAGGGGCGGTCGCGAAACCAGTCGAAGCTGGCATCGACCCCCCTGCGAAACCGTCCCGGGCGATTGGGGGCATCGGAGGCGGAACGGCGTCGGCGCAGCGCAAGAAG from Polymorphum gilvum SL003B-26A1 carries:
- a CDS encoding transporter substrate-binding domain-containing protein is translated as MIMTERAFLAMVLLLIVAISGLGFESRAQPSSSPETAAPVVPNFWDPRSMADRPPFPPDKIEFLATDDFPPFSFRDADERLTGFNVDLARALCEELGSSCSLRIKAFDALIPALEEKEGDAVIAGLAKTADLVGKFAFSDAYLRLPARFAVRKGREAAFETDSFSTMTVSVVEGSRHAAFLADFLPQLRLRAYASLVEARKALADGTVDAHFGDALSLSFWISGEASDDCCTFAGGPWLEPGYFDQGLMIAVRKQDAALLDALNYALRRLQERGIYGELYLRYFPLSFY
- a CDS encoding alpha/beta family hydrolase; this translates as MTDFLWTRPSSMPSATLLLAHGAGAPMDSAFMTRLAEALTSEGVAVARFEFPYMAARRSDGRKLPPPRAEKLIGAFQTAVQTVLHEVDGPLLIGGKSMGGRVAAMLAGGASLPGRVLGVVCVGYPFHPTAKPEHWRLEPLQQASRPVLIAQGERDPFGSRAELEAVSLPANVEIVFLEDGNHDLGPRGQSPATWDGNIGAAARSIADFARRLGSRTSA
- a CDS encoding efflux RND transporter permease subunit: MKAEASGFLAYLVRHPNAANLIMAVMVLFGAFGLSKLNTQFFPTIKTDRITIIINWPGASADDVANNVLAVIEPELRFIDSLDEIVSYGREGSGTVMLEFVEGADMQKALSDVEQAVSGITTLPEDAETPVISASTFTDSVATLAIRGPFTEDALKVFAKKIRDDLLDRGIDKVEFTAFRSPEYLVEIPERELRRLELTVTDVAGRISENTIDIPAGSLQGGVERQIRAVADARSPATIGQIEVKSFVSGEKTRIADIGTVSRSFNESENQGFSKGMRAIEIKVLRMENTDTLKAAKILDDYLEDVRPTLPETLEILKYDVRADAVEGRIMLLVKNGLGGLVLVVAILYVFLNVRIALWVAAGIPVAMMATLGIMWLLGESINMISMFALIMMLGVIVDDAIVVGEHTATRHQVGDSAEDAAINGAGTMLAPIIAAGATTIAAFLPILLIGDIMGQIMATLPVVVVAVVIASLIECFFILPGHLAHSLGARGGWSWWRVILLAGAPAFFLIGLASRPDVSVPPYLDAIAGPMRSVSEQTGLLVFDALVALACFVIALAVEALLLALRRRRSASDAPNRPGRFRRGVDASFDWFRDRPFRGLVAIAVNWRYLVLALALASVVLTAGLLRGGRIGFTFFPSPEAENIKASIFFHAGIPEQAAIAGLAAIEEALWQAERELTRENGETLVVASYAVLGKADNNRGDNVASISVQLSLSEDRSIRTPEIVQAWRRALPKLPGVSRIAIAETRGGPPGRDLDIRLSGAPLARLKAAALEIQEALSGFPGTSGVTDDLPFGKPELFVELTPRGRALGFTVESAARQIRNAVEGAIARRFAEGDEEVAIRVRQDLGPEGASALRDLALRAPGGEFVPLTEVVSLKDVQGFSVIQRRDGRTIVTVVSDVDSTVTSNTAIIADLNREILPQIAERYGLTYSFGGKAEEQANAFADLAIGTLLAVAAIYIILAAIFGSYLRPFVVMSIIPFGIVGAVVGHYVMGYHLTMMSLIGLLGLSGILVNNSIILVARFEERRALGEGLKTAAVLSSCDRLRAVFLTSFTTIAGLLPLLFETNLQARFLLPMTITIVFGLASATVLVLVLVPALLAIGDDIGRLVLFDRRARGGAGRDLVPAE